A window of the Mannheimia granulomatis genome harbors these coding sequences:
- the folD gene encoding bifunctional methylenetetrahydrofolate dehydrogenase/methenyltetrahydrofolate cyclohydrolase FolD, translating into MSAQIISGSAIASQIKLNISEKIAQYVQQGKRKPGLAVILVGEDPASQVYVGSKRKSCAEIGIESKSYDLSVEITESELLALIEQLNQDESVDGILVQLPLPKQIDSTKVIDAIVPHKDVDGFHPYNVGRLAQRIPTLRSCTPYGVMKLLETTGVDLYGQHAVIVGASNIVGRPMALELLLGGCTVTVTHRFTKDLESHIRQADILVVAVGKPEFIPGNWIKDGAIVIDVGINRTVDGKLKGDVEYAVASQKASFITPVPGGVGPMTVAMLMQNTLQAYENHL; encoded by the coding sequence ATGTCTGCACAAATTATTTCCGGTAGTGCTATTGCATCGCAAATTAAACTTAATATAAGTGAAAAAATCGCTCAATATGTTCAGCAAGGCAAGCGTAAGCCGGGGCTTGCGGTTATTCTTGTGGGGGAAGATCCGGCTTCTCAAGTTTATGTAGGGAGTAAACGTAAAAGTTGTGCAGAAATCGGCATTGAATCAAAATCTTATGATTTATCGGTAGAGATAACAGAATCAGAATTATTGGCTTTGATTGAACAGTTAAATCAAGATGAGAGTGTTGATGGCATTTTGGTGCAATTACCACTTCCAAAACAAATTGATTCCACCAAAGTAATTGATGCAATTGTGCCACATAAAGATGTAGATGGTTTCCACCCTTATAATGTTGGGCGTTTGGCTCAGCGTATTCCAACCCTGCGTTCTTGTACCCCATACGGTGTGATGAAATTACTTGAAACAACAGGTGTAGATTTATATGGCCAACATGCTGTCATTGTTGGGGCTTCGAATATAGTGGGGCGTCCAATGGCATTGGAATTATTGCTTGGCGGCTGTACAGTTACGGTCACCCATCGTTTTACCAAAGATCTGGAGAGCCATATTCGCCAAGCCGATATTTTGGTGGTAGCAGTTGGCAAGCCTGAATTTATTCCTGGCAATTGGATTAAAGATGGGGCGATTGTAATTGATGTTGGTATTAACCGTACAGTAGATGGCAAATTAAAAGGTGATGTCGAGTATGCTGTGGCATCACAAAAAGCCTCGTTTATTACTCCTGTGCCAGGGGGCGTAGGCCCTATGACGGTGGCAATGTTGATGCAAAACACCTTGCAAGCTTATGAAAATCATTTATGA